In Penaeus vannamei isolate JL-2024 chromosome 15, ASM4276789v1, whole genome shotgun sequence, the following are encoded in one genomic region:
- the LOC138864166 gene encoding WW domain-binding protein 11-like: MIPNGPTITDKDIKPRESSSRVLLQGPPPGSSSRVLLQGPPPGSSSRVLLQGPPPGPPPGSSSRVLLQGPPPGSSSSRVLLQGPPPGSSSRVLLQGPPPGSSSSLRSPRHLGEQRPWLKLALITIVIRAMSVISAGLRLPPTPSTS, from the coding sequence ATGATCCCCAACGGCCCTACAATCACCGACAAAGACATTAAGCCCCGAGAGTCCTCCTCCAGGGTCCTCCTCCAGGGTCCTCCTCCAGGGTCCTCCTCCAGGGTCCTCCTCCAGGGTCCTCCTCCAGGGTCCTCCTCCAGGGTCCTCCTCCAGGGTCCTCCTCCAGGTCCTCCTCCAGGGTCCTCCTCCAGGGTCCTCCTCCAGGGTCCTCCTCCAgggtcctcctcctccagggtcCTCCTCCAGGGTCCTCCTCCAGGGTCCTCCTCCAGGGTCCTCCTCCAGGGTCCTCCTCCAGGGTCCTCCTCCAGCCTCCGCTCCCCTCGCCACTTAGGAGAGCAAAGGCCGTGGTTAAAACTCGCccttatcaccatcgtcattaggGCGATGAGTGTAATCAGCGCGGGCCTTCGCTTACCTCCGACACCATCGACTTCATAA